The Bacteroidia bacterium genome contains a region encoding:
- a CDS encoding formylglycine-generating enzyme family protein produces MKKGRLLLFLTAVVAVMFTGCGGENINFVGKESSKTGIRYNSDDGFQVKNYKGQETAPGLVFIEGGTFHMGGGEKDIAYDMDNRERQVTVHSFYMDESEVSNVDYKEFLFYILRDSGDVMYKNLYPDTTVWLKDLAYNDPYTQYYFGHDGFNMYPVVGVNWHQANEYCKWRTNIVNGKLLQDDPEAVLWPEYRLPTEAEWEYAARGMLEQELYTWEGKSLRDAQGRFRANFKRGRGDYAGRSSTGGSNLPGGLNDGYMICAPVRAFYPNDLGLYNMAGNVCEWTKDTYRVLSYEDMEDLNPHRRKGMTEIFKDPLKDDEAYDERRSLLFNPDPNKAPGNSDFDNVKVYRGGSWADIAYYLTTGSRRYLNADSSLSTVGFRCAMIRVGSPS; encoded by the coding sequence ATGAAAAAAGGTAGGTTATTGCTTTTTTTGACTGCGGTTGTAGCCGTTATGTTTACAGGTTGTGGAGGTGAAAATATCAACTTTGTTGGTAAAGAAAGTTCTAAAACAGGTATCCGTTATAACAGTGATGACGGTTTTCAAGTCAAAAATTATAAAGGTCAGGAAACAGCTCCGGGGCTTGTGTTTATCGAAGGTGGTACTTTCCACATGGGTGGTGGTGAGAAAGACATCGCCTATGATATGGATAATCGTGAACGCCAAGTAACCGTTCATAGCTTTTATATGGACGAATCCGAAGTATCTAATGTAGATTACAAAGAATTTTTATTCTATATCTTACGTGATTCAGGCGATGTTATGTACAAAAATCTTTATCCAGACACGACCGTTTGGCTAAAAGATTTGGCCTACAATGACCCATACACACAATACTATTTTGGCCACGACGGCTTCAATATGTATCCTGTAGTTGGCGTTAATTGGCATCAAGCAAACGAATATTGCAAATGGCGTACAAATATTGTGAACGGTAAATTGTTACAAGATGACCCTGAAGCAGTACTTTGGCCAGAATATCGCTTGCCAACAGAAGCAGAGTGGGAATATGCCGCTCGCGGAATGCTGGAGCAAGAACTCTACACATGGGAGGGAAAATCCCTACGTGATGCACAAGGTCGTTTCCGTGCTAACTTTAAGCGTGGCCGCGGTGATTATGCAGGACGTTCCAGCACAGGCGGTTCTAACCTACCAGGCGGCCTAAATGACGGCTATATGATTTGTGCTCCAGTAAGAGCTTTCTATCCAAATGACTTAGGTCTCTACAATATGGCCGGAAATGTTTGCGAATGGACAAAAGATACCTATCGTGTTCTTTCTTACGAAGATATGGAAGACTTAAATCCACACCGCCGCAAAGGTATGACCGAAATATTTAAAGATCCGCTAAAAGATGATGAAGCTTATGACGAACGCCGCTCATTATTATTCAATCCAGATCCTAACAAAGCTCCGGGTAATTCTGACTTCGATAACGTAAAAGTATATCGTGGCGGTTCTTGGGCAGATATTGCTTACTATCTAACAACAGGATCACGTAGATACTTAAATGCAGATTCTTCTTTATCAACAGTTGGATTCCGCTGCGCAATGATTCGCGTAGGAAG
- a CDS encoding type IX secretion system membrane protein PorP/SprF — protein MKKRLKLTFCAICIWSGLQAQDPQFSQFYANQILLNPAFTGSGDGARVALNYRRQWSSIPGAYKTFAVGFDHPLSFGGTNHGLGLTLMSDQAGEGNLNKLDANITYAYDLEINKHSSIRFGLAGGIQQSSIDFYKLRFGDQIDPLEGFTKPTNEVGINQSRITPDVSAGVLYFNKFVYVGTTVNHLTQPRQRFFTGPLGSVNGSTPDTKLPMKISAFGGINIPIGKNKSIAPAALFKTQGPFTQIDIGLYTNLDPLVIGLWYRNQDAVIALIGVRKGIFSFGYSYDYTISKLRNSVTGGSHEISLVLQFEQNKKHKMKHKSYPCPRF, from the coding sequence ATGAAAAAACGACTAAAGCTAACATTTTGTGCTATATGCATTTGGTCTGGTTTACAGGCGCAGGATCCGCAATTTTCTCAATTTTATGCGAATCAAATCTTGCTGAACCCTGCGTTTACAGGGTCAGGAGACGGTGCGCGAGTAGCATTAAACTACCGAAGACAATGGTCGTCTATTCCCGGTGCATATAAAACATTTGCAGTTGGCTTTGACCACCCATTAAGTTTTGGCGGCACCAATCACGGACTTGGACTTACGTTAATGTCTGACCAAGCCGGAGAAGGTAACTTAAATAAATTAGATGCAAATATTACCTATGCTTATGATTTAGAAATCAATAAGCATTCGTCTATTCGCTTCGGTCTTGCCGGAGGTATTCAACAGTCTTCAATAGATTTTTATAAACTACGTTTTGGCGACCAAATAGACCCATTAGAAGGTTTTACGAAACCAACAAATGAAGTAGGGATTAACCAATCCCGCATTACGCCGGACGTATCCGCTGGAGTTTTATACTTCAATAAGTTTGTTTATGTTGGAACTACGGTAAACCATCTAACCCAGCCTAGGCAACGCTTCTTTACAGGTCCCTTAGGTTCAGTAAACGGAAGCACCCCAGACACAAAATTACCAATGAAAATATCCGCTTTCGGGGGAATAAATATCCCGATAGGTAAAAATAAGTCTATTGCTCCCGCAGCACTATTTAAAACACAAGGCCCATTCACACAAATTGACATTGGGCTATATACAAACTTAGACCCATTAGTTATAGGTCTTTGGTACAGAAACCAAGATGCAGTGATAGCCCTTATAGGCGTAAGAAAAGGAATTTTTAGCTTTGGATATAGTTATGACTATACTATTTCTAAACTTCGTAACTCCGTTACGGGCGGTTCTCACGAAATTTCTTTGGTGCTTCAGTTTGAACAAAATAAAAAACATAAAATGAAGCATAAATCTTATCCGTGTCCACGTTTTTAA
- a CDS encoding thioredoxin family protein has translation MIRNIVIGIIVFTLFGCKNYYLRGYFTVSEFKEQCRWKNPVNTRYTPKKRNLVYLDSLQTTKDSVDLKLFLGTWCSDSRKLVPKFFNIMPKLPIRSVTIVSVDTTKRDINRWVNSYQVDSIPMFIFFRNEKEIGRIKVKPGKQGLEPALWHIISPKDSMNMGKKEKNK, from the coding sequence ATGATTAGAAATATCGTTATTGGGATAATAGTTTTTACATTATTTGGGTGTAAAAATTATTATTTACGAGGTTACTTTACGGTTTCAGAATTTAAAGAACAATGCCGGTGGAAAAATCCGGTGAATACAAGATACACACCTAAAAAACGCAATCTGGTGTATTTAGATTCTTTGCAGACAACAAAAGATTCTGTGGATTTAAAATTATTTTTAGGCACATGGTGTAGCGATAGCCGCAAATTAGTACCCAAGTTTTTTAATATTATGCCAAAATTACCCATTAGGAGCGTTACAATTGTTTCAGTAGATACCACCAAACGGGATATTAACAGATGGGTAAATTCTTATCAGGTAGATTCAATACCGATGTTTATATTTTTCAGAAATGAGAAAGAGATTGGCAGAATTAAAGTAAAACCGGGTAAACAAGGATTAGAACCGGCATTATGGCATATAATATCCCCAAAAGATAGCATGAATATGGGTAAAAAAGAAAAAAATAAATAA